One segment of Mycolicibacterium baixiangningiae DNA contains the following:
- a CDS encoding methyltransferase codes for MTDFRITQFPRETVGHISTSNAAAHRLYSALISSWETAIIEAAYNLGIFSCVASGPATLFEIAKRTACNEECLRILVDALVAYGWLFTNAMPGSDPTYHLPEEYSDVLTAVEGVNDLTGKIYYDQEIAWQYWRNLAHTVKTGSVRNVNGISTATYRQLVLGIRFWAPPIAAAIGKALDKHHFLREDRLLVDIGCGSGIYSHLLLQQHHGLRAVGYDVPEIADIAHESAGKFGVSSRFRMVTGDFFESDWAAADLYLFANIFHLFDPEKCKILLSKARAGMSDDGRVLIVDAIRASGGSPVTSQEKFAALFAVSMVASGGGNTYSLNTFDSWLAELGLYRIDYLNTPMHGVIVAGWLPD; via the coding sequence ATGACGGATTTTAGGATAACTCAGTTCCCTCGGGAGACGGTGGGCCACATCAGCACGTCAAACGCCGCTGCTCACCGACTCTATTCGGCACTCATATCGTCCTGGGAAACTGCGATAATTGAGGCTGCATACAACTTGGGAATTTTCAGTTGCGTCGCGTCGGGGCCCGCGACGCTATTTGAGATAGCAAAGCGCACTGCCTGTAACGAGGAATGTTTGCGGATCCTCGTTGATGCACTTGTGGCCTACGGCTGGTTGTTCACCAATGCTATGCCGGGAAGCGACCCCACGTACCATCTGCCGGAAGAATATTCAGATGTCTTAACCGCCGTCGAAGGCGTGAACGACTTGACGGGCAAAATCTACTATGACCAAGAAATCGCGTGGCAATATTGGAGGAACCTTGCACACACGGTAAAGACCGGGTCGGTTCGCAATGTCAACGGAATATCGACCGCTACGTACAGGCAGCTCGTACTTGGCATACGTTTCTGGGCGCCGCCAATCGCAGCAGCCATCGGAAAAGCACTAGATAAGCACCACTTCTTACGAGAAGATCGACTTCTTGTTGATATCGGATGTGGAAGTGGGATATATAGTCATCTACTCCTTCAGCAGCATCACGGACTCAGGGCGGTCGGCTACGACGTGCCCGAGATCGCCGACATCGCCCACGAATCGGCTGGCAAATTTGGCGTGTCTAGCAGGTTCAGAATGGTAACTGGTGATTTTTTTGAAAGCGATTGGGCTGCCGCGGACCTATATCTCTTCGCGAACATCTTTCATCTGTTCGATCCTGAGAAGTGCAAAATACTCTTAAGTAAGGCCCGCGCCGGTATGAGCGACGACGGACGCGTCCTCATTGTCGATGCGATTCGGGCCAGCGGGGGTAGCCCGGTCACGTCGCAGGAGAAGTTTGCCGCGTTGTTCGCAGTATCGATGGTTGCTTCGGGCGGCGGTAACACGTATTCGCTCAACACATTCGATTCGTGGCTTGCCGAGCTAGGTCTCTACCGCATCGACTATCTGAATACTCCAATGCACGGGGTCATCGTTGCTGGCTGGCTTCCAGATTGA
- a CDS encoding MbtH family protein has product MDANPFDDENGKFLVLVNSEEQFSLWPAFVPLPDGWSQVYAESSRQACLEFVEQSWTDLRPRSLRVAMDDPD; this is encoded by the coding sequence GTGGACGCGAATCCGTTTGACGATGAGAACGGCAAGTTTTTGGTACTGGTAAATAGCGAAGAGCAATTTTCGCTATGGCCGGCGTTCGTCCCCCTGCCTGACGGCTGGAGCCAGGTCTACGCTGAGAGCTCACGACAAGCTTGCTTAGAGTTTGTGGAGCAGAGCTGGACGGACTTACGACCGCGGAGCCTCCGGGTCGCCATGGACGATCCGGACTAG